From Macaca mulatta isolate MMU2019108-1 chromosome 1, T2T-MMU8v2.0, whole genome shotgun sequence, the proteins below share one genomic window:
- the DFFA gene encoding DNA fragmentation factor subunit alpha isoform X1: MEVTGDAGVPESGEIRTLKPCLLRRNHSREQHGVAASCLEDLRSKACDILAIDKSLTPVTLVLAEDGTIVDDDDYFLCLPSNTKFVALANNEKWAYNNSDGGTAWISQESFDVDETDRGAGLKWKNVARQLKEDLSSIILLSEEDLQMLVDAPCADLAQELLQSCATVQQLQHTLQQVLDQREEVRQSKQLLQLYLEALEKEGSLLSKQEESKAALGEEADAVDTGISREASSDVTLASHILTALREKPAPELSLSSQDLELVTREDPKALAVALNWDIRKTETVQEACERELALRLQQMQSLHSLRSISARKASPPGERQNPKRAKQEPT, encoded by the exons ATGGAAGTGACCGGGGACGCCGGGGTACCAGAATCTGGCGAGATCCGGACTCTAAAGCCGTGTCTGCTGCGCCGCAACCACAGCCGCGAACAGCACGGCGTGGCCGCCTCCTGCCTCGAAGACCTGAGGAGCAAGG ccTGTGACATTCTGGCCATTGATAAGTCCCTGACACCAGTCACCCTGGTCCTGGCAGAGGATGGCACCATAGTGGATGATGACGATTACTTTCTGTGTCTACCTTCCAATACTAAGTTTGTGGCGTTGGCCAATAATGAGAAATGGGCCTACAACAATTCAG ATGGAGGTACAGCTTGGATTTCCCAAGAGTCCTTTGATGTAGATGAAACAGACAGGGGAGCAGGGTTGAAGTGGAAGAATGTGGCCAGGCAGCTGAAAGAAGATCTGTCCAGCATCATCCTCCTCTCAGAGGAAGACCTCCAG atgctTGTTGACGCTCCCTGCGCAGACCTGGCTCAGGAACTACTCCAGAGTTGTGCCACTGTCCAGCAGCTGCAGCACACACTCCAACAAGTGCTTGACCAAAGAGAGGAAGTGCGTCAGTCCAAGCAGCTCCTGCAGCTGTACCTCGAGGCTTTGGAGAAAGAGGGCAGCCTCTTGTCAAAGCAGGAAG AGTCCAAAGCTGCCCTGGGTGAGGAGGCAGATGCAGTAGACACGGGCATCAGCAGAGAGGCCTCCTCGGACGTCACGCTGGCGAGCCACATCCTTACTGCACTGAGGGAGAAGCCGGCTCCAGAGCTGAGCTTATCTAGTCAGGATTTGGAG TTGGTTACCAGGGAAGACCCCAAAGCACTGGCTGTTGCTTTGAACTGGGACATAAGGAAGACGGAGACTGTTCAAGAGGCCTGTGAGCGGGAGCTCGCCCTGCGCCTGCAGCAGATGCAGAGCTTGCATTCCCTCCGGAGCATCTCGGCAAGGAAGGCCTCACCACCTGGAGAACGGCAAAATCCTAAGCGAGCCAAACAGGAGCCCACATAG
- the DFFA gene encoding DNA fragmentation factor subunit alpha isoform X2: protein MEVTGDAGVPESGEIRTLKPCLLRRNHSREQHGVAASCLEDLRSKACDILAIDKSLTPVTLVLAEDGTIVDDDDYFLCLPSNTKFVALANNEKWAYNNSDGGTAWISQESFDVDETDRGAGLKWKNVARQLKEDLSSIILLSEEDLQMLVDAPCADLAQELLQSCATVQQLQHTLQQVLDQREEVRQSKQLLQLYLEALEKEGSLLSKQEESKAALGEEADAVDTGISREASSDVTLASHILTALREKPAPELSLSSQDLESERPQM from the exons ATGGAAGTGACCGGGGACGCCGGGGTACCAGAATCTGGCGAGATCCGGACTCTAAAGCCGTGTCTGCTGCGCCGCAACCACAGCCGCGAACAGCACGGCGTGGCCGCCTCCTGCCTCGAAGACCTGAGGAGCAAGG ccTGTGACATTCTGGCCATTGATAAGTCCCTGACACCAGTCACCCTGGTCCTGGCAGAGGATGGCACCATAGTGGATGATGACGATTACTTTCTGTGTCTACCTTCCAATACTAAGTTTGTGGCGTTGGCCAATAATGAGAAATGGGCCTACAACAATTCAG ATGGAGGTACAGCTTGGATTTCCCAAGAGTCCTTTGATGTAGATGAAACAGACAGGGGAGCAGGGTTGAAGTGGAAGAATGTGGCCAGGCAGCTGAAAGAAGATCTGTCCAGCATCATCCTCCTCTCAGAGGAAGACCTCCAG atgctTGTTGACGCTCCCTGCGCAGACCTGGCTCAGGAACTACTCCAGAGTTGTGCCACTGTCCAGCAGCTGCAGCACACACTCCAACAAGTGCTTGACCAAAGAGAGGAAGTGCGTCAGTCCAAGCAGCTCCTGCAGCTGTACCTCGAGGCTTTGGAGAAAGAGGGCAGCCTCTTGTCAAAGCAGGAAG AGTCCAAAGCTGCCCTGGGTGAGGAGGCAGATGCAGTAGACACGGGCATCAGCAGAGAGGCCTCCTCGGACGTCACGCTGGCGAGCCACATCCTTACTGCACTGAGGGAGAAGCCGGCTCCAGAGCTGAGCTTATCTAGTCAGGATTTGGAG
- the DFFA gene encoding DNA fragmentation factor subunit alpha (The RefSeq protein has 1 substitution compared to this genomic sequence) — protein MEVTGDAGVPESGEIRTLKPCLLRRNHSREQHGVAASCLEDLRSKACDILAIDKSLTPVTLVLAEDGTIVDDDDYFLCLPSNTKFVALANNEKWAYNNSDGGTAWISQESFDVDETDRGAGLKWKNVARQLKEDLSSIILLSEEDLQMLVDAPCADLAQELLQSCATVQQLQHTLQQVLDQREEVRQSKQLLQLYLEALEKEGSLLSKQEESKAALGEEADAVDTGISREASSDVTLASHILTALREKPAPELSLSSQDLELVTREDPKALAVALNWDIRKTETVQEACERELALRLQQMQSLHSLRSISARKASPPGERQNPKRAKQKPT, from the exons ATGGAAGTGACCGGGGACGCCGGGGTACCAGAATCTGGCGAGATCCGGACTCTAAAGCCGTGTCTGCTGCGCCGCAACCACAGCCGCGAACAGCACGGCGTGGCCGCCTCCTGCCTCGAAGACCTGAGGAGCAAGG ccTGTGACATTCTGGCCATTGATAAGTCCCTGACACCAGTCACCCTGGTCCTGGCAGAGGATGGCACCATAGTGGATGATGACGATTACTTTCTGTGTCTACCTTCCAATACTAAGTTTGTGGCGTTGGCCAATAATGAGAAATGGGCCTACAACAATTCAG ATGGAGGTACAGCTTGGATTTCCCAAGAGTCCTTTGATGTAGATGAAACAGACAGGGGAGCAGGGTTGAAGTGGAAGAATGTGGCCAGGCAGCTGAAAGAAGATCTGTCCAGCATCATCCTCCTCTCAGAGGAAGACCTCCAG atgctTGTTGACGCTCCCTGCGCAGACCTGGCTCAGGAACTACTCCAGAGTTGTGCCACTGTCCAGCAGCTGCAGCACACACTCCAACAAGTGCTTGACCAAAGAGAGGAAGTGCGTCAGTCCAAGCAGCTCCTGCAGCTGTACCTCGAGGCTTTGGAGAAAGAGGGCAGCCTCTTGTCAAAGCAGGAAG AGTCCAAAGCTGCCCTGGGTGAGGAGGCAGATGCAGTAGACACGGGCATCAGCAGAGAGGCCTCCTCGGACGTCACGCTGGCGAGCCACATCCTTACTGCACTGAGGGAGAAGCCGGCTCCAGAGCTGAGCTTATCTAGTCAGGATTTGGAG TTGGTTACCAGGGAAGACCCCAAAGCACTGGCTGTTGCTTTGAACTGGGACATAAGGAAGACGGAGACTGTTCAAGAGGCCTGTGAGCGGGAGCTCGCCCTGCGCCTGCAGCAGATGCAGAGCTTGCATTCCCTCCGGAGCATCTCGGCAAGGAAGGCCTCACCACCTGGAGAACGGCAAAATCCTAAGCGAGCCAAACAGGAGCCCACATAG